In the Streptomyces fradiae ATCC 10745 = DSM 40063 genome, AGTTCGGCCCGCAGCGGTCGCTGCCCCAGATCCTCTCCATGAAGGCGGTCGGCGACCGGCTGGAGCCGTACTACGACAAGAAGGCCATCGACCGCCTGCTGGACGGCACCTTCGACGGCGTGATGATCACGAAGGGCGACGGCCGGCAGCACCAGCTCTCCGCCGACGACGTGGCCGCGGCCATGCACAAGGCCCTGCTCGGCAAGACCGCGGCGGATCGCACGGTCACCATCGAGCTCGACCCGCAGGGCTGACCCGCCCGCGACCCGAGGGCCGCCCCCGCCGTACGCGGGGGCGGCCCTCAGACGTTCCCGCCCCCGGTACCCGCCCCGTACCCGCCCCGAATACCCAGGCCGCACGCGCACCCGGTACCAGGCCCCTGCGCGCCCCCGCATACCCACGCCGTACGCGCGGACCCGCCCTCACCCGTGCGCGCCCCGGACCCGCGCCGGCCTGCCCGGCCGCACCGGCCCCGTGCGCGCCCCGGACCCGCGCCGGCCTGCCCGGCCGCACCGGCCCCGTACGCGCCCCGGACCCGCGCCCGCCGTGCCCCGCCGCACCGGCCCCGCACCCACCCCGGCCGGCCGACCGGGCGGCGGCCCGGACGTGGGCGCCGGTCAGTTGAGGCGGGCGCGGGCGGCGCGGGCGTGGGCGCGCAGGACCGCCGCGGTCGTGGGCTCCACCGCGGCGACCACGTCCGCGTACGCCTCCATCTCCGCGGCCCCCGTCAGGAAGTCGCCGCGCCCCACCAGCAGTTGCGCCCTTTCGTACCGCAGCCGCGCCGGGTGCGACGGCAGCAGCAGCGCCAGCTCCACGGCCCACAGCGCCACGTCGGAGCGCTCGGGCCGCGCCGCCGCCCACGCCCGGATGTTGTTCAGGATGCGCAGCACCATGTCCAGCGGGTCGGCGGGCATCAGCATCGACGGCCGCAGCGGCTCCCCGGTGGCGCCCGCCACCAGCAGCTCCGCGTCCTCCTCGGTCAGCGGCCGCCCTCCGGCGAACGGGTCGGCCAGCACCTGCTCCCCCGGCTCCCCGAACCCGACGACGAAGTGCCCGGGCAGCGCCACCCCGTACACGGGCGCCCCCGCACGCCGGGCCACCTCCATCCACACCGCGCACAGCAGGATCGGCAGGCCCCGGCGGCGCAGCAGCACCCGGTGGAGCAGCGACGACTCCAGGCGCTCGTAGTCGTCCCGCGTCCCGTGGAAGCCGTACCGGCCGCCCAGCAGCGACGCCAGCGCCGCCGCCCACCCGCCGGGCGTCTTCGCGCCGTACGGCAGGAGGCCCGCCAGCCGGTCCAGCTCGATCTCCGCGGCGTCGAGGTCCGGCTGGGCCACCTCCGGCTCGGCCACGGCGCCGATCAGCAGGCACAGCTCCGCCAGGTCGGGCCGCTCCTCGCGCGCCGCCTCCGCGAACCGGCTCCGCCACCCTCCGGGGTCCGTGTGCTCGCCCATGTGCCCCGCGTACCCCTCAGGAGGCCCGGAAGTGGTGGTAGAGGTGGTGCACCCCGAAGCCCATGCCGTCGTACAGGGCGCGGGCGGCGGTGTTGCCGGTCTCCACCTGAAGCCACGCGGCCGACGCGCCCTCCTCCAGCGCCCGCCCGGCCAGCGCGGCCATCACGGCGCGTGCGAGGCCCCGCCGCCGGTGGGCCGGGTCCACCTCCACCGCCATGAACCCCGCCCAGCGTGCGTCCACCACACACCGGCCGATCGCCACCGGCACCTCGCCCTCGCCCCGTACGGAGGCGAACCACACCGATGGCCCAGTGGACAGGACGTTCCGCACATGGGGGCCCGGTTCACCCACCCGCTGGTACCGGCGCAGCCAGCCCGCGTCCGGCGCCCGGGACAGCGTCACCCGGCCCGTCCCCCCGCCGGCGGACGCCCCCGCCGCCTCGCCCGAGGGGCCCGGCCCCCCGCCCGGCAGCCCCCCGCCCGGCAGCCCCGCGCCCAGGTCGGCGACGGGCGCGAGGCCCCCGATCCGCACCTCCGCCGACACCTCGCGCCGCCAGCCCCGCTCCTCCAGCGCCGCGCACAGCGCCTCCTGGGTCCCCTCCGCACCGGTCGCGGCCTGCACGTACGCGGGCAGGCCGCGCTCGCCGTACCAGGCCCGCACGCGCGCGAGGGCGTCGTCCAGGGGCATGCCGGGATCGCCCACGGCCAGGACGGAGTTGGCGCGGCGGGTGAAGCCGCGCGCCGCGCGCAGCGTCCACTGCCCGAGCGGCCGGCTCTCCTCCGGCTGCCAGGCCCGCGCCTGCGCCCGCGCCAGCTCCCCGAAGCCCGCCGCCGGGCCCCGCCTGCGGGCCGGCGCGGCCGGCACGGCCTTGCCCGCGACCAGGGACGACTCCGCGATCCGGACGGTCTCGCCGGTCCTCCGTGTGATCAGGAGCACACCCTCGTCCCAGGATGTGAGAACCCCGACGGTGTCCGTGAACGTCTCCGTCTGGGAAGCCGGATCGCCCAGGCGGCGGACAGACACCCGTTTGCCCACGTCAAAGGGTGTGATCTGGACTTCCAGGCGTCCGCCCGCAGTGAACTCCACAGCTCTGTCCGCCCCTCCTGTTCGGTTCGTCTCCAAGAACGGAGATACTAGGGGCGGGCATCGACGACGCCGCGCTCCCGCGCAGAGCCAGCCCTACCAAGGAGGAACGACAGCGTGACCTACGTCATCGCGCAGCCTTGTGTCGACGTGAAGGACAAGGCGTGCATCGAGGAGTGCCCCGTCGACTGCATCTACGAGGGCCAGCGGTCCTTGTACATCCACCCGGACGAATGCGTCGACTGCGGGGCCTGTGAGCCGGTCTGCCCGGTCGAGGCGATCTTCTACGAGGACGACACCCCGGAGGAGTGGAAGGACTACTACAAGGCGAACGTGGAGTTCTTCGACGAGCTGGGCTCGCCGGGCGGCGCCTCCAAGCTCGGCCTGATCGAGCGGGACCACCCCTTCATCGCCGCTCTGCCGCCGCAGAACGGCTGACCGCCACATCCCACGTCGTCGGTCCCGCACGGCACTGCCGCCGTGCGGGACCGCGGCGTTCGTGCCCGCGGCGCCCGGACGGCGCCGCACCCACGAGAAAGTGAGCACCGTGTCCGCAGTCTCCTCCCGCCTTCCCGTCTTCCCGTGGGACAAGCTGGAGCCGTACAAGAAGACGGCCGCGGCCCACCCCGACGGCATCGTCGACCTGTCGGTCGGCACCCCGGTGGACCCCGTGCCCGAGCTGATCCGCCGGGCCCTGGTCGACGCGGCCGACTCGCCCGGCTACCCCACGGTGTGGGGCACGGCCGCCCTCCGCGACGCCGTCACCGGCTGGTGCGAGCGCCGCCTGGGCGCCCGCGGCCTCGCCCACACGAACGTCCTGCCGGTCGTGGGCTCCAAGGAGCTGGTGGCGTGGCTGCCGACGCAGCTGGGCCTCGGCCCGGGCGACAAGGTGGCCTACCCGCGCCTCGCCTACCCGACGTACGAGGTCGGCGCCCGCCTCGCCGGCGCCGAGCCGTTGGTGTACGACGACCCGACGGAGCTGGACCCGGCCGGGCTGCGGCTGCTGTGGCTGAACTCCCCGTCCAACCCGACGGGCCGGGTCCTCGGCAAGGACGAGCTGACCCGGATCGTCGCCTGGGCGCGCGAGCACGGGGTGCTCGTCTTCAGCGACGAGTGCTACCTGGAGCTGGGCTGGGAGGCGGAGCCGGTCTCGGTGCTGCACGAGGACGTGTGCGGCGGCTCCTACGAGGGCGTCGTCGCCGTCCACTCCCTGTCCAAGCGCTCCAACCTGGCCGGCTACCGCGCCGCGTTCGTCGCGGGCGACCAGGACGTGCTGGGCGAGCTGCTCCGCATCCGCAAGCACGGCGGCATGATGACGCCCGCCCCGGTGCAGGCGGCGACCGTGGCCGCGCTGGGCGACGACGCCCATGTGCGCGAGCAGCGCGAGCGGTACGCGCGGCGGCGGGACGCGCTGCGGACGGCACTGGTCGGGCACGGCTTCCGTATCGAGCACAGCGAGGCCAGCCTCTACCTGTGGGCCACCCGCGACGAGCCCTGCTGGGACACCGTGGGCCACCTGGCCGACCTGGGCGTGC is a window encoding:
- a CDS encoding transglutaminase family protein; this encodes MGEHTDPGGWRSRFAEAAREERPDLAELCLLIGAVAEPEVAQPDLDAAEIELDRLAGLLPYGAKTPGGWAAALASLLGGRYGFHGTRDDYERLESSLLHRVLLRRRGLPILLCAVWMEVARRAGAPVYGVALPGHFVVGFGEPGEQVLADPFAGGRPLTEEDAELLVAGATGEPLRPSMLMPADPLDMVLRILNNIRAWAAARPERSDVALWAVELALLLPSHPARLRYERAQLLVGRGDFLTGAAEMEAYADVVAAVEPTTAAVLRAHARAARARLN
- the fdxA gene encoding ferredoxin; translated protein: MTYVIAQPCVDVKDKACIEECPVDCIYEGQRSLYIHPDECVDCGACEPVCPVEAIFYEDDTPEEWKDYYKANVEFFDELGSPGGASKLGLIERDHPFIAALPPQNG
- a CDS encoding bifunctional succinyldiaminopimelate transaminase/glutamate-prephenate aminotransferase, which gives rise to MSAVSSRLPVFPWDKLEPYKKTAAAHPDGIVDLSVGTPVDPVPELIRRALVDAADSPGYPTVWGTAALRDAVTGWCERRLGARGLAHTNVLPVVGSKELVAWLPTQLGLGPGDKVAYPRLAYPTYEVGARLAGAEPLVYDDPTELDPAGLRLLWLNSPSNPTGRVLGKDELTRIVAWAREHGVLVFSDECYLELGWEAEPVSVLHEDVCGGSYEGVVAVHSLSKRSNLAGYRAAFVAGDQDVLGELLRIRKHGGMMTPAPVQAATVAALGDDAHVREQRERYARRRDALRTALVGHGFRIEHSEASLYLWATRDEPCWDTVGHLADLGVLVAPGDFYGAAGERFVRVAFTATDERVEAAVKRLG